From the genome of Leptospiraceae bacterium, one region includes:
- a CDS encoding energy transducer TonB, whose amino-acid sequence MEEKKPFLRRLKIFLFVKYLFALSLSFSALLHGASYASYYIATHTKKKSDDKIIDSKDIKPMDLDVDITEIPPELINPNPAASNPAPVEKNEWVEGKKQTGTDPSNEDINLNAVSGDGTDKDGYLYSFNGDKVPTPIVDFDLKQYFPEAAKAANITDKTLVVLVQIDEKGNLMTAKIVSGKAGYGFDEAAIKIIKRARFLPGYVKGKPVKMAHRLPITFTLDE is encoded by the coding sequence ATGGAAGAGAAAAAACCTTTCCTGAGAAGATTAAAGATCTTTCTATTTGTAAAATATCTCTTTGCTCTGAGTCTTTCTTTTTCGGCACTACTTCACGGAGCCAGTTATGCCAGCTATTACATAGCAACCCATACGAAAAAGAAATCGGACGATAAAATAATCGACAGTAAAGATATTAAGCCCATGGATCTGGATGTGGACATTACGGAAATTCCACCTGAGCTGATTAATCCGAATCCGGCTGCCAGTAACCCGGCACCGGTAGAGAAGAACGAATGGGTGGAAGGTAAAAAGCAGACAGGAACTGATCCTTCCAATGAAGATATAAATTTGAATGCCGTTTCCGGGGATGGAACGGATAAGGATGGTTACCTGTATTCTTTTAATGGAGATAAGGTTCCGACACCCATAGTAGATTTTGATCTAAAACAATATTTCCCCGAAGCAGCCAAGGCGGCGAATATAACAGATAAGACTCTCGTAGTTCTGGTTCAAATCGATGAGAAAGGAAACCTGATGACAGCAAAAATTGTGTCAGGAAAGGCAGGTTACGGATTTGATGAAGCAGCTATTAAGATTATCAAACGAGCCCGTTTTCTTCCGGGTTATGTAAAAGGAAAGCCGGTAAAAATGGCACACAGACTTCCGATTACATTTACTCTGGATGAATAG
- a CDS encoding biopolymer transporter ExbD: protein MAMSSGKGDDDTISDINITPMVDVILVLLVIFMVTANFLKKESININLPKVAAADLNTRKSTQVALTKDGKLLLEGKKVSEKDLALSLQKEAKFRPNMRVTLSADERLPYGTITELMGLIRKAGVTRIALAVKK, encoded by the coding sequence ATGGCAATGTCTTCCGGTAAAGGCGATGATGATACAATAAGCGATATTAACATCACACCGATGGTAGATGTTATCCTTGTGCTTCTTGTTATTTTTATGGTTACAGCAAATTTCTTAAAGAAAGAATCTATTAATATCAACCTTCCCAAGGTAGCAGCCGCCGATCTGAATACCCGTAAGTCTACCCAGGTAGCCCTTACGAAAGATGGCAAGCTTCTATTGGAAGGCAAGAAAGTTTCAGAGAAGGATCTGGCTCTATCTTTACAAAAAGAAGCCAAGTTTCGACCGAACATGCGGGTTACGCTTTCAGCCGATGAAAGACTGCCCTACGGAACCATTACCGAACTCATGGGCCTTATCCGCAAGGCAGGCGTAACGAGGATTGCACTGGCAGTAAAGAAATAG
- a CDS encoding MotA/TolQ/ExbB proton channel family protein, whose amino-acid sequence MEQLVDRGEITIFWIMGFASVIAFAVFLERYIVFWRNTRGSKILAEIISSIRAGEHSHITEKASKRPSNIYNRFAKFGIEFFHTGHESLSELMSGKMIEEKIYLEKRLPILATLGNNAPFIGLLGTVLGVIKAFASLGTLGNSGAEVVMKSISTALFATAAGLLIAIPVVMVNNYFTKKVKVIGQNLEIISREFLASQHNKTKVKENS is encoded by the coding sequence ATGGAACAACTCGTAGATAGGGGAGAAATCACGATTTTTTGGATAATGGGTTTTGCAAGCGTTATTGCTTTCGCGGTTTTTCTGGAAAGATATATCGTATTCTGGAGGAATACGAGAGGAAGTAAGATTCTTGCCGAAATCATAAGCTCCATCCGAGCCGGAGAACATTCGCATATTACAGAGAAGGCCAGTAAAAGACCTTCCAATATCTACAATCGATTCGCCAAATTTGGCATTGAGTTTTTTCATACCGGCCACGAAAGTCTTTCTGAATTAATGTCAGGGAAGATGATAGAAGAAAAGATTTACCTGGAAAAGAGGCTACCAATTTTAGCTACCCTCGGAAACAATGCCCCTTTCATCGGTCTTTTAGGAACGGTTTTGGGAGTTATCAAGGCTTTTGCAAGTCTCGGAACCCTCGGTAATTCAGGAGCCGAGGTCGTTATGAAAAGTATTTCTACTGCTCTTTTTGCTACGGCTGCCGGTCTTCTAATTGCAATTCCGGTTGTAATGGTAAACAATTACTTTACGAAAAAAGTCAAAGTAATCGGGCAGAATTTGGAAATTATATCCAGGGAATTTCTGGCCAGTCAACACAACAAGACCAAAGTCAAGGAGAACTCATAA